In the Ipomoea triloba cultivar NCNSP0323 chromosome 6, ASM357664v1 genome, one interval contains:
- the LOC116021790 gene encoding 30S ribosomal protein S9, chloroplastic — protein MAISLTCLTASFASLSFSSHVSQRPRALSFSHSKRLSLSHTRKIPSFVVVASAVEAAPLTEDLETADLQKYVKSRLPGGFAAQTIFGTGRRKSASARVVLKEGSGRVIINYRDAKEYLQGNPLWIQYVRTPLVVLGYESSYDVFVKAQGGGLSGQAQAISLGIARALLKVSESHRTPLREEGLLTRDSRVVERKKVGLKKARKAPQYSKR, from the exons ATGGCGATTTCATTGACTTGTCTCACCGCATCCTTCGCCTCTCTCTCCTTCTCCTCTCACGTCTCACAGAGGCCCCGCGCGCTCTCGTTTAGCCATTCCAAACGCCTCTCTCTGTCTCATACGCGCAAAATCCCTAGCTTCGTCGTAGTGGCCTCCGCCGTGGAGGCAGCTCCCTTGACCGAGGACCTGGAAACCGCTGACCTCCAGAAGTATGTCAAGTCCAGGCTTCCTGGTGGCTTCGCCGCCCAAACTATATTCGGAACTGGCCGCCGCAAGTCCGCCAGTGCTCGCGTCGTCCTCAAGGAAGGTTCCGGCAGAGTCATCATAAACTATCGCGACGCCAAG GAATATCTTCAAGGAAACCCATTGTGGATTCAGTATGTTAGAACTCCGTTGGTAGTTTTAGGATATGAAAGTAGTTATGATGTTTTTGTCAAGGCACAAGGTGGTGGTCTTTCTGGACAGGCCCAAGCAATCTCCCTTGGCATTGCTCGTGCTCTACTGAAAGTGAGCGAGAGCCATAGAACACCTTTGAGAGAAGAAGGCCTACTGACCAGAGACTCGAGAGTGGTGGAAAGGAAGAAAGTTGGTCTCAAGAAAGCTCGGAAAGCTCCACAATATTCCAAACGTTGA
- the LOC116021779 gene encoding B3 domain-containing protein REM16-like isoform X1, with product MGDSDCGGCKKREENIYWSHFQTVQFFQILSGHYDLQLAIPQKFADNLREKLADSVSLKGPCGAIWNVDLEADGDKLYLKYGWKEFVEEHSLRENDVLVFKYNGNLQFDVTMFDGLTLCEKEASYFIRHCEHRELTIRAITNGTATPISYHDAAANESSHEEFEVTARENLRKGYASIQQSTQAYGRPRKRPKSGSGGPSHVYPLQLKSNRRPVTEDEKGKAIQAASAAAVGDSFTVIMQECHVYKGFFLTIPAEWARSHLPRKNINVSLHANEKTWLAKCYYKTSSHGLAGSGWKNFALDNFLEKDDACVFSLVSQSDNAVIFNVRIFRVVEEVVAPNRVIGTPSRKSMQPT from the exons ATGGGAGATTCTGACTGCGGGGGTTGCAAGAAAAGGGAGGAAAATATCTACTGGTCTCACTTTCAAACGGTTCAGTTCTTTCAGATTCTCTCTGGGCACTACGATCTTCAGCTC GCTATTCCCCAAAAATTTGCTGACAATCTAAGAGAGAAGCTAGCAGATTCCGTTTCCCTTAAAGGTCCGTGTGGTGCCATATGGAATGTGGATTTGGAAGCGGATGGAGATAAGCTGTACCTTAAGTATGGTTGGAAAGAATTCGTGGAAGAACATTCTCTGCGCGAGAATGATGTCTTGGTATTTAAATATAACGGGAATTTACAGTTTGATGTCACAATGTTTGACGGGCTGACCTTATGTGAGAAAGAGGCTTCGTATTTTATTAGacattgtgaacatagagaACTCACTATCCGAGCTATTACTAATGGAACCGCCACTCCAATCAGCTACCACGATGCAGCAGCCAATGAATCCTCACATGAAGAGTTCGAAGTAACTGCTAGGGAAAACCTAAGAAAGGGTTATGCATCTATTCAGCAAAGTACTCAAGCTTACGGGAGGCCAAGGAAGAGGCCTAAGA GTGGAAGTGGTGGGCCATCACACGTGTATCCTCTTCAATTGAAATCAAACAGAAGGCCCGTGACTGAAGACGAGAAAGGCAAGGCTATACAGGCAGCATCAGCAGCAGCAGTCGGTGATAGCTTCACAGTGATTATGCAAGAATGCCACGTGTACAAGGGATTCTTCTTG ACAATCCCGGCTGAGTGGGCAAGGAGCCATCTTCCTCGGAAAAACATCAATGTGTCTCTGCACGCAAACGAGAAGACATGGCTGGCAAAATGCTATTATAAAACTTCTAGTCATGGACTGGCGGGTTCTGGGTGGAAAAACTTTGCACTCgataattttcttgaaaaagaCGACGCCTGTGTGTTTAGCCTGGTTAGCCAAAGCGACAACGCTGTCATCTTCAACGTAAGGATTTTCCGAGTAGTGGAGGAGGTGGTTGCGCCGAATAGAGTGATTGGAACACCCTCAAGGAAAAGCATGCAGCCAACATAA
- the LOC116021779 gene encoding B3 domain-containing protein REM16-like isoform X2, whose protein sequence is MGDSDCGGCKKREENIYWSHFQTVQFFQILSGHYDLQLAIPQKFADNLREKLADSVSLKGPCGAIWNVDLEADGDKLYLKYGWKEFVEEHSLRENDVLVFKYNGNLQFDVTMFDGLTLCEKEASYFIRHCEHRELTIRAITNGTATPISYHDAAANESSHEEFEVTARENLRKGYASIQQSTQAYGRPRKRPKSGSGGPSHVYPLQLKSNRRPVTEDEKGKAIQAASAAAVGDSFTVIMQECHVYKGFFL, encoded by the exons ATGGGAGATTCTGACTGCGGGGGTTGCAAGAAAAGGGAGGAAAATATCTACTGGTCTCACTTTCAAACGGTTCAGTTCTTTCAGATTCTCTCTGGGCACTACGATCTTCAGCTC GCTATTCCCCAAAAATTTGCTGACAATCTAAGAGAGAAGCTAGCAGATTCCGTTTCCCTTAAAGGTCCGTGTGGTGCCATATGGAATGTGGATTTGGAAGCGGATGGAGATAAGCTGTACCTTAAGTATGGTTGGAAAGAATTCGTGGAAGAACATTCTCTGCGCGAGAATGATGTCTTGGTATTTAAATATAACGGGAATTTACAGTTTGATGTCACAATGTTTGACGGGCTGACCTTATGTGAGAAAGAGGCTTCGTATTTTATTAGacattgtgaacatagagaACTCACTATCCGAGCTATTACTAATGGAACCGCCACTCCAATCAGCTACCACGATGCAGCAGCCAATGAATCCTCACATGAAGAGTTCGAAGTAACTGCTAGGGAAAACCTAAGAAAGGGTTATGCATCTATTCAGCAAAGTACTCAAGCTTACGGGAGGCCAAGGAAGAGGCCTAAGA GTGGAAGTGGTGGGCCATCACACGTGTATCCTCTTCAATTGAAATCAAACAGAAGGCCCGTGACTGAAGACGAGAAAGGCAAGGCTATACAGGCAGCATCAGCAGCAGCAGTCGGTGATAGCTTCACAGTGATTATGCAAGAATGCCACGTGTACAAGGGATTCTTCTTG TAG
- the LOC116023588 gene encoding B3 domain-containing protein REM16-like isoform X2, whose product MGDDCRGCQKWEEHIYWSRFQAVQFFQILSGCYNEKLAVPQKFVNNLREKLAGCVSLKGPSGAIWNIGLTACGEKLYFQRGWKEFVEEHSLQENDVLIFKYNGGSQFDVLMFDQQSCCEKEASYFIRKCGHQELINGGKANGNPTPETNSESSVEVIRATKRKKPTKGGALAQTSVKQGTQAKRGARKGSMSKSSSASRFQLKSNRRPVTEEEKGNAIQMASAVASCYGFVAIMTPGNVYRGFFLTIPADWARKYLPTTEKNFDLTLRVKENAWTTRCYQKQGHAVVTGTAYRNFVLENNLEEFDVCVFRLASRSDDIVFDVSIFRVVEEVVPPSRVTQAVSSRCYKQRK is encoded by the exons ATGGGAGATGACTGCAGGGGTTGTCAGAAATGGGAGGAACATATCTATTGGTCGCGTTTTCAAGCAGTTCAGTTCTTTCAGATTCTCTCCGGATGTTACAATGAGAAGCTT GCTGTTCCTCAGAAATTTGTTAACAATCTGAGAGAGAAGCTAGCAGGTTGTGTTTCACTTAAAGGTCCGAGTGGTGCTATATGGAATATCGGATTGACAGCTTGTGGAGAGAAGCTGTACTTTCAACGCGGATGGAAAGAATTTGTGGAAGAACATTCCCTCCAAGAGAATGATGTGTTGATATTTAAGTATAATGGAGGTTCACAATTTGATGTTCTAATGTTTGATCAACAGAGCTGTTGCGAAAAGGAAGCTTCATATTTTATCAGAAAATGTGGGCACCAAGAGCTTATTAATGGAGGAAAGGCTAATGGAAACCCCACTCCAGAGACAAACAGCGAATCCTCAGTTGAAGTAATTAGAGCCACTAAACGGAAGAAACCTACAAAGGGCGGTGCATTGGCACAAACATCTGTCAAACAGGGTACTCAAGCAAAGAGGGGAGCTAGGAAGGGATCTATGA GTAAAAGCAGTAGTGCATCACGTTTTCAGCTGAAATCGAACAGAAGGCCAGTGACTGAAGAGGAGAAAGGCAACGCTATACAAATGGCATCTGCAGTAGCTTCTTGTTATGGTTTCGTGGCGATCATGACACCAGGCAATGTGTATAGGGGATTCTTTTTG ACTATCCCTGCTGATTGGGCGAGGAAATATCTTCCTACAACCGAGAAAAACTTTGATTTGACTCTGCGTGTCAAAGAGAATGCGTGGACAACCAGATGTTACCAAAAACAAGGCCATGCTGTAGTGACAGGCACTGCCTATCGCAACTTTGTGCTTGAAAATAACCTTGAAGAATTCGATGTGTGCGTGTTCAGGCTGGCTAGTCGAAGTGATGATATTGTCTTCGATGTCAGTATCTTTCGAGTTGTGGAGGAGGTCGTTCCACCATCTCGAGTTACCCAAGCCGTATCTTCGAGGTGTTATAAACAGAGAAAGTGA
- the LOC116023185 gene encoding exocyst complex component SEC3A-like: MAKCSADDQELRRACQLAIEATKQKVVMSMRVAKSHGSWGKPGKIGRGQMAKPRVLAISTKQKGQRTKAFLRVLKYSSGGVLESANVYKLKHLSKVELVTNDPSGCTFTLGFDKIRNATVAPPQWTMRNVDDRNRFLLCILNICKDILGHLPKVVGIDVVEMALWAKENTPVINKQQGGKVQDGPMMVVEEEADMTVTVERELVSQAEEEDMEALLGTYVMGIGEAEAFSERLKRELQALEAANVHTLLENEPLVNQVLQGLESASNCVEDMDEWLAIFNVKLRHMREDIESIEARNNKLEMQSVNNRKLIEDLDRLVEKFCIPAEHASYLTGDSFDEACMHRNVEACEWLTGAIVRLDSPNLDSTYSNMRAVKEKRAELRILKMNFARRATDFLNQYFSSLVDFMMNDKNYFSQRGQLKRPDHSDLRYKCRTYARLLQHLKVLDKTGLGSLRKAYCASLNLLLRRETREFSNELRTSTKAPKAPTAWLEGSAASTQSLTSVDTSAVSEAYSKMLTVFVPLLVDESSFFAHFMCFEVSTHANSNKTGYGDDDDDLGIMDFDDNKNKAVKNPAELEELNESLRDLLDGVQEDFHAVVDWAHKIDPLRCISMHGVTERYISGQKSDTAGFVRILLDDLESKISVLFSRFVDEACHQIERNERNVRQVGVLLYIPRFAALATRMEQYIQGQSRDLVDQAYTKLVTMMFVSLEKIAQADPKYEDIMLLENYAAFQNSLYDLANVVSTLAKFYHQASEAYEQACTRHISMIIYYHFERLFEFARRIEESMYNLTPEEIPFQIGLSKADLRKVVKSSLSGVDKSIAAMYKRLQKNLTSEELFPSLWDKLKKDFLDKYDSFYQLVAKVYPSENIPSVSEIEHFCK, translated from the exons ATGGCGAAGTGTAGCGCCGACGATCAGGAGCTCCGGCGAGCCTGCCAGCTCGCGATTGAAGCCACGAAGCAGAAGGTCGTAATGTCGATGCGAGTTGCCAAGAGCCACGGCAGCTGGGGCAAACCCGGCAAAATAGGCCGCGGTCAGATGGCCAAACCAAGGGTTCTCGCCATTTCCA CAAAACAAAAAGGTCAGCGGACTAAAGCTTTTCTCCGAGTGTTAAAATATTCTTCTGGAGGAGTACTTGAA TCTGCAAACGTATATAAACTGAAGCATCTTTCAAAGGTGGAGCTTGTAACTAATGATCCAAGTGGATGTACATTTACACTG GGATTTGATAAGATTAGAAATGCTACTGTAGCTCCCCCTCAGTGGACCATGCGCAATGTTGATGACAG GAATCGCTTTTTGCTTTGTATCTTAAACATTTGCAAGGATATCTTGGGTCATCTTCCAAAGGTTGTTGGCATAGATGTGGTTGAGATGGCACTTTGGGCGAAG GAAAACACACCTGTAATTAACAAGCAACAAGGTGGTAAAGTTCAAGATGGACCAATGATGGTTGTGGAGGAAGAAGCAGATATGACAGTGACTGTTGAAAGGGAACTTGTGTCCCAAGCAGAAGAAGAGGACATGGAGGCTCTTTTGGGCAC TTATGTCATGGGCATTGGTGAAGCTGAGGCATTTTCTGAGAGGTTAAAGAGAGAGCTTCAAGCTTTGGAAGCAGCAAATGTACATACATTATTGGAGAATGAGCCTTTAGTAAATCAG GTGCTGCAAGGGCTTGAGTCAGCCTCTAATTGTGTTGAAGATATGGATGAATGGTTGGCAATCTTTAACGTAAAACTTAGACACATGAGAGAAGACATTGAATCA ATAGAAGCTCGCAACAACAAGTTGGAAATGCAGTCAGTGAATAATAGAAAACTAATTGAAGACCTTGATAGGCTTGTTGAAAAATTTTGTATCCCAGCAGAG CATGCATCATATTTGACAGGTGATTCATTCGATGAGGCATGCATGCATCGAAACGTTGAGGCATGTGAGTGGCTAACTGGTGCTATAGTTCGCCTTGACTCACCTAATTTGGATTCTACCTATTCAAATATGCGAGCT GTAAAAGAGAAGCGTGCAGAACTTCgaatattgaaaatgaattttgCTAGGAGAGCTACTGATTTTTTGAACCAATATTTTTCCAGTTTGGTGGATTTCATGATGAATGATAAGAATTATTTTTCTCAG CGTGGGCAATTGAAGAGGCCAGACCATTCAGATCTAAGATACAAGTGCAGGACATATGCTCGACTTTTGCAACACTTGAAG GTTCTTGACAAGACTGGCTTGGGCTCACTAAGAAAAGCTTACTGTGCCTCCCTTAATTTACTTTTGCGCCGGGAG ACTCGTGAGTTTTCAAATGAACTCCGAACCAGTACTAAGGCACCAAAAGCTCCAACTGCATGGCTTGAAGGTTCTGCAGCTTCCACTCAGAGTCTAACTAGTGTAGACACTTCTGCAGTTTCAGAAGCATACTCTAAAATGCTTACAGTATTTGTCCCCCTACTGGTGGATGAG AGCTCTTTCTTTGCACATTTTATGTGCTTTGAAGTTTCTACACATGCCAATAGCAATAAAACTGGgtatggtgatgatgatgatgatttagGCATCATGGATTTTGATgataataaaaacaaagctG TTAAAAATCCTGCAGAGCTAGAGGAACTAAATGAATCACTACGTGATTTGCTTGATGGAGTACAG GAAGACTTTCATGCTGTGGTAGATTGGGCACACAAGATTGATCCTTTGCGTTGCATATCGATGCATGGAGTCACAGAACGGTATATTTCTGGTCAGAAATCTGATACAGCAGGATTTGTTCGTATCTTGCTTGATGACCTTGAATCTAAAATATCTGTACTGTTTAGCCGT TTCGTAGATGAAGCTTGTCATCAAATTGAAAGAAATGAGCGAAATGTTCGGCAGGTGGGAGTCTTGTTATATATTCCAAG ATTTGCCGCTCTTGCGACTCGTATGGAGCAGTACATTCAGGGACAATCAAGGGACTTAGTAGATCAAGCATACACAAAACTC GTGACTATGATGTTTGTGAGTTTGGAAAAAATTGCTCAGGCTGACCCAAAATATGAAGATATCATGCTTTTAGAGAACTATGCTGCATTCCAAAATAG TCTGTATGACCTTGCCAATGTCGTCTCCACATTAGCAAAATTTTATCACCAAGCTAGTGAAGCTTATGAACAGGCTTGCACGCGCCATATTAGCATGATCATATATTAT CATTTTGAGAGACTCTTTGAATTTGCTCGAAGAATCGAGGAATCAATGTACAACCTCACACCAGAAGAG ATCCCATTCCAGATTGGATTGTCAAAGGCGGATCTTCGGAAGGTGGTGAAATCAAGTTTATCCGGG GTTGACAAGTCCATCGCTGCTATGTACAAGAGGTTGCAGAAGAACTTAACATCAGAGGAGTTGTTTCCTTCATTGTGGGACAAATTAAAG AAGGATTTTCTAGACAAGTATGATAGTTTTTATCAGCTTGTTGCAAAGGTTTACCCGTCGGAGAATATCCCATCCGTCTCAGAAATAGAGCATTTCTGTAAATAG
- the LOC116023009 gene encoding allene oxide synthase 1, chloroplastic-like, whose product MASASSVTLQFHLPFQKPSKNRPSTRRLKFQPVCISVSENTPAAVSVSPRPPSPATLPLRKIPGDYGLPFVGPMKDRLDYFYNQGREEFFRQRIQKYQSTVFRTNMPPGPFISSDSKVVCLLDGKSFPTLFDVSVVEKRDVFTGTYMPSTELTGGYRILSYIDPSEPSHAKLKNLMFFLLSHRRHHLIPEFHNSYADMFHSLETQLATNGKAGLNAANDQAAFNFLARSLYGVDPIKTKLRSDAPKLIGKWVLFNLHPVLSLGLPKQIEDPLLHTFRLPPALVKKDYKILYDFFYENSTAILDHGEILGISREEACHNLVFATCFNSFGGMKIFFPNMLKWIGRAGVNLHTKLAKEIRSIVKSNGGKITMAGMEQMELMKSTVYESFRIEPPVPTQYGRAKRDIVIESHDARFQVKEGEMLFGFQPFATKDPKIFDRAQEFVPNRFVGEKGKALLKHVLWSNGRETENPTVNDKQCAGKDFVMLVSRLMLVEFFLRYDSFDIEVGMSPLGASVTLTSLKRATF is encoded by the coding sequence ATGGCGTCTGCTTCTTCAGTTACTCTCCAATTTCACCTCCCATTTCAGAAACCCTCCAAGAACAGGCCTTCTACCCGCCGTTTGAAGTTCCAGCCGGTGTGCATCTCGGTATCGGAGAACACGCCGGCGGCCGTGTCTGTGTCTCCGCGGCCGCCGTCTCCGGCCACTCTCCCGCTCCGTAAAATCCCCGGGGATTACGGGCTTCCTTTTGTGGGCCCGATGAAGGATAGGCTTGATTACTTTTACAATCAAGGCAGGGAGGAGTTTTTCCGGCAGCGTATTCAGAAGTACCAGTCAACGGTGTTCAGAACCAACATGCCACCTGGCCCTTTTATCTCCTCCGATTCCAAAGTCGTCTGTTTGCTCGACGGGAAAAGCTTCCCCACGCTCTTCGACGTCTCCGTCGTCGAAAAACGCGACGTTTTCACCGGAACTTACATGCCATCCACTGAACTCACCGGCGGATACAGAATCCTCTCCTACATTGACCCCTCCGAGCCCAGCCACGCTAAGCTCAAGAATCTAATGTTTTTCCTCCTCTCCCATCGCCGCCATCACCTCATCCCCGAGTTCCATAATTCCTACGCGGATATGTTTCACTCTCTGGAGACTCAACTCGCCACTAACGGTAAAGCTGGGTTAAATGCGGCTAACGATCAGGCGGCTTTTAATTTCTTGGCTCGCTCTCTTTACGGGGTTGATCCTATTAAAACAAAGCTCCGATCAGACGCGCCTAAATTAATCGGGAAATGGGTATTGTTTAATCTTCACCCCGTCCTTAGCCTTGGCCTCCCTAAACAGATAGAAGATCCCCTCCTCCATACTTTCCGGCTCCCCCCTGCTTTAGTCAAGAAAGATTATAAAATCCTTTATGATTTCTTCTATGAAAACTCCACCGCTATACTCGATCACGGCGAAATTCTCGGTATATCCCGAGAAGAAGCCTGCCATAATCTCGTCTTCGCCACTTGCTTCAATTCTTTCGGCGGAATGAAAATCTTCTTCCCCAACATGCTCAAATGGATCGGCCGCGCCGGTGTGAACCTCCACACCAAACTAGCCAAGGAGATCCGCTCAATCGTGAAATCCAACGGCGGGAAAATCACGATGGCGGGGATGGAACAGATGGAGCTGATGAAATCAACGGTGTACGAATCCTTCCGCATCGAACCGCCGGTCCCAACACAATACGGCAGAGCTAAACGCGACATTGTGATCGAGTCCCACGACGCAAGATTCCAAGTTAAAGAAGGGGAAATGTTGTTTGGGTTTCAGCCATTTGCCACTAAAGACCCGAAAATCTTCGACAGGGCTCAAGAATTCGTCCCCAACCGATTTGTGGGCGAGAAAGGGAAGGCATTGTTGAAGCACGTTCTCTGGTCCAACGGCCGTGAAACGGAGAATCCGACGGTGAACGATAAACAGTGCGCCGGGAAAGATTTCGTGATGTTAGTTTCCAGGCTGATGTTGGTGGAGTTCTTCCTCCGTTATGATTCTTTTGATATAGAAGTCGGAATGTCGCCTTTAGGTGCATCTGTAACATTAACATCACTCAAAAGAGCTACCTTTTGA
- the LOC116023588 gene encoding B3 domain-containing protein REM16-like isoform X1: protein MGDDCRGCQKWEEHIYWSRFQAVQFFQILSGCYNEKLAVPQKFVNNLREKLAGCVSLKGPSGAIWNIGLTACGEKLYFQRGWKEFVEEHSLQENDVLIFKYNGGSQFDVLMFDQQSCCEKEASYFIRKCGHQELINGGKANGNPTPETNSESSVEVIRATKRKKPTKGGALAQTSVKQGTQAKRGARKGSMILPGKSSSASRFQLKSNRRPVTEEEKGNAIQMASAVASCYGFVAIMTPGNVYRGFFLTIPADWARKYLPTTEKNFDLTLRVKENAWTTRCYQKQGHAVVTGTAYRNFVLENNLEEFDVCVFRLASRSDDIVFDVSIFRVVEEVVPPSRVTQAVSSRCYKQRK, encoded by the exons ATGGGAGATGACTGCAGGGGTTGTCAGAAATGGGAGGAACATATCTATTGGTCGCGTTTTCAAGCAGTTCAGTTCTTTCAGATTCTCTCCGGATGTTACAATGAGAAGCTT GCTGTTCCTCAGAAATTTGTTAACAATCTGAGAGAGAAGCTAGCAGGTTGTGTTTCACTTAAAGGTCCGAGTGGTGCTATATGGAATATCGGATTGACAGCTTGTGGAGAGAAGCTGTACTTTCAACGCGGATGGAAAGAATTTGTGGAAGAACATTCCCTCCAAGAGAATGATGTGTTGATATTTAAGTATAATGGAGGTTCACAATTTGATGTTCTAATGTTTGATCAACAGAGCTGTTGCGAAAAGGAAGCTTCATATTTTATCAGAAAATGTGGGCACCAAGAGCTTATTAATGGAGGAAAGGCTAATGGAAACCCCACTCCAGAGACAAACAGCGAATCCTCAGTTGAAGTAATTAGAGCCACTAAACGGAAGAAACCTACAAAGGGCGGTGCATTGGCACAAACATCTGTCAAACAGGGTACTCAAGCAAAGAGGGGAGCTAGGAAGGGATCTATGA TACTACCAGGTAAAAGCAGTAGTGCATCACGTTTTCAGCTGAAATCGAACAGAAGGCCAGTGACTGAAGAGGAGAAAGGCAACGCTATACAAATGGCATCTGCAGTAGCTTCTTGTTATGGTTTCGTGGCGATCATGACACCAGGCAATGTGTATAGGGGATTCTTTTTG ACTATCCCTGCTGATTGGGCGAGGAAATATCTTCCTACAACCGAGAAAAACTTTGATTTGACTCTGCGTGTCAAAGAGAATGCGTGGACAACCAGATGTTACCAAAAACAAGGCCATGCTGTAGTGACAGGCACTGCCTATCGCAACTTTGTGCTTGAAAATAACCTTGAAGAATTCGATGTGTGCGTGTTCAGGCTGGCTAGTCGAAGTGATGATATTGTCTTCGATGTCAGTATCTTTCGAGTTGTGGAGGAGGTCGTTCCACCATCTCGAGTTACCCAAGCCGTATCTTCGAGGTGTTATAAACAGAGAAAGTGA
- the LOC116022357 gene encoding F-box/FBD/LRR-repeat protein At1g13570-like codes for MKQREPYNEPSKIEVDLDRISNLPAQIIDKILSHMSLKDAVRTSVLSSKWRYKWATLPNLIFDTDGLSVSAQDHAVIKSKIVSIVDHVLLLHMGSIHKFKLSHRDLQNVLDIDKWILFLSRGSIKEFILEIWKGHRYKLPSAIYLCQKLVHLELFNCLLIPPRTFCGFKCLKSLDLQHITMEQEAFEHLISSCSLLERLTLMNFDGFTRLKIHAPNLLFFDVGGMFDDLSFKDTSHLATVSIGLYSGYDNQNLGLASSGNLVKFFANLPRIQRLEVQSYFLKYLAAGMVPGKLSTPCNELSYLSLRINFNNLDECLAALCLLRSSPNLRELEIGARTEEQNTMRTIANFMEEKYQNFKFNRLHVVKISAISGFRQELNFIKFLLGSSPVLESMTIKPASIDGAWDMLKELLRYRRASVQAEIIYLDP; via the exons ATG AAGCAAAGGGAACCCTATAATGAGCCCTCCAAGATTGAAGTGGACCTTGACAGGATCAGCAACTTACCGGCACAGATTATTGACAAAATATTGTCACACATGTCACTCAAGGATGCGGTCAGGACAAGTGTCTTATCGAGTAAATGGAGATACAAATGGGCTACTCTTCCAAACCTTATATTTGACACTGACGGTCTTTCAGTTTCGGCCCAAGATCATGCCGTGATAAAAAGTAAGATAGTGAGCATTGTTGACCATGTCTTGTTGCTTCATATGGGATCCATACACAAATTCAAGCTTTCTCACCGAGACCTTCAAAATGTCCTGGATATTGATAAATGGATTCTGTTTCTTTCGAGAGGTTCTATAAAGGAATTTATACTTGAAATTTGGAAGGGTCATCGCTATAAACTCCCTTCTGCTATATATCTCTGCCAAAAATTGGTACACTTGGAACTGTTCAATTGTCTTTTAATACCACCCAGGACATTTTGTGGCTTTAAATGCTTGAAGAGCCTTGATCTTCAGCACATTACCATGGAACAAGAAGCATTTGAGCATCTCATCTCTAGTTGCTCTTTACTTGAGCGATTGACATTGATgaactttgatggttttactcGTCTTAAAATTCATGCTCCTAATCTCCTGTTCTTTGACGTTGGGGGTATGTTTGATGATTTGAGTTTCAAGGATACCTCCCATCTTGCCACTGTCTCAATCGGTTTATATTCTGGATATGATAACCAAAATCTAGGTCTTGCCAGTAGCGGAAATTTGGTCAAGTTCTTTGCTAATTTGCCTCGAATACAAAGGCTTGAAGTGCAGAGCTACTTCCTGAAG TATTTGGCTGCCGGTATGGTGCCAGGAAAACTATCTACTCCTTGCAATGAGCTTAGTTATCTTTCACTACGCATTAATTTCAACAACTTGGATGAGTGTCTAGCAGCTCTGTGCCTTCTCAGAAGTTCCCCTAACCTACGGGAGCTTGAAATTGGG GCTCGCACAGAAGAACAGAATACTATGAGAACAATTGCCAATTTCATGGAAGAGAAGTATCAGAATTTCAAGTTTAACCGGCTTCACGTTGTAAAGATTTCTGCCATCTCGGGTTTCAGACAAGAGCTAAACTTCATCAAGTTTCTGCTCGGGAGTTCACCAGTTCTTGAGAGCATGACTATCAAGCCTGCTTCCATTGATGGAGCATGGGACATGCTCAAAGAACTGCTCCGCTACCGGCGTGCCTCGGTGCAGGCTGAAATAATCTACCTGGATCCATAG